Proteins from a genomic interval of Stenotrophomonas maltophilia:
- a CDS encoding MFS transporter, with the protein MAPVSILPVPVRTQQHWTLLAVCLAALALPLSFSAGAVAVPVLARSAGASPTALAWVTNAFMLTFGSLLLAAGGLADRYGRRRLFLLGTVGFTAATTAVCMAPTLLWLDLARGLQGVAAAAALASGTAALAQGWQGPARGRVFALLGTTFGAGLALGPLLAGLLLQALGWRSVFAAGGVLTLAAFALGARVLTESHGERGRLDIGGMLGFSLMLAALTLALLWLGEFGPHAVRVQWALLATLLLGLVFVCIERLHRSPLLDLSLFSQPAFLGVQLLPVATCFGYVVLLVVLPLQLLGVHGQSATLVGLQMLALSAPMLVLPMLAARWVERVGTARLCTLGLLVCASGLYLLSRHASQPSPSQWVPLLMLVGAGTALPWGLMDGLSVSVVPVQRAGMAAGIFGAVRVAGEGIALAAVTALLALLIGHQLQGASPASLARAGAYLATGAQAQAQALLPAMSGAQLQHASAEALAVLLRLLALLTAACAVLLHLLLRRPAMAMLRTDS; encoded by the coding sequence ATGGCCCCGGTTTCGATACTCCCTGTACCTGTCCGCACGCAGCAGCACTGGACGCTGCTTGCGGTCTGCCTGGCCGCGCTGGCGCTGCCGTTGTCCTTTTCGGCCGGCGCCGTCGCGGTGCCGGTGCTGGCTCGTTCTGCGGGGGCCTCGCCCACCGCGCTGGCCTGGGTGACCAATGCCTTCATGCTGACCTTCGGCAGCCTGCTGCTTGCTGCCGGTGGCCTGGCCGATCGTTATGGTCGGCGGCGGTTGTTCCTGCTGGGCACGGTGGGTTTCACCGCCGCTACGACCGCTGTATGCATGGCCCCGACGCTGCTGTGGCTGGATCTGGCGCGCGGCCTGCAGGGCGTTGCGGCCGCCGCAGCGCTGGCCTCGGGCACGGCGGCGCTGGCGCAGGGCTGGCAGGGGCCGGCGCGTGGCCGCGTCTTCGCCCTGCTGGGCACGACGTTCGGTGCGGGGCTGGCGCTTGGACCGTTGCTGGCGGGCCTGCTGCTGCAGGCACTGGGATGGCGCAGTGTGTTCGCAGCTGGTGGTGTACTGACGTTGGCGGCCTTTGCACTGGGCGCGCGCGTGTTGACTGAGAGCCATGGAGAGCGCGGCCGGCTGGATATCGGCGGCATGCTGGGCTTCAGCCTGATGCTGGCGGCGTTGACGCTGGCCCTGCTGTGGCTGGGTGAATTCGGCCCGCATGCCGTGCGCGTGCAGTGGGCGCTGTTGGCGACGCTGCTGCTGGGCCTGGTGTTCGTCTGCATCGAACGACTGCACCGCTCACCCTTGCTGGACCTCTCGTTGTTCTCGCAACCGGCGTTCCTCGGTGTCCAGCTGCTGCCGGTGGCGACCTGCTTCGGCTACGTGGTGTTGCTGGTCGTACTACCTCTGCAACTGCTGGGCGTGCATGGCCAGAGCGCGACGCTGGTGGGGCTGCAGATGCTGGCGCTGTCCGCGCCGATGCTGGTGCTGCCGATGCTGGCCGCGCGCTGGGTCGAGCGCGTGGGAACTGCGCGGCTGTGCACGCTGGGACTGCTGGTCTGTGCCTCTGGCCTGTACCTGTTGTCGCGCCACGCGTCGCAGCCGTCGCCGTCGCAGTGGGTGCCGTTGCTGATGCTGGTCGGTGCAGGGACGGCCTTGCCATGGGGGCTGATGGATGGGCTGTCGGTGAGCGTGGTACCGGTGCAACGTGCGGGCATGGCTGCGGGCATCTTCGGAGCCGTGCGGGTGGCCGGTGAAGGCATCGCATTGGCCGCAGTCACTGCCCTGCTTGCGCTGCTGATCGGCCACCAGCTGCAGGGAGCGTCGCCCGCGTCGCTGGCGCGTGCCGGTGCCTATCTGGCCACGGGGGCGCAGGCACAGGCGCAGGCACTGCTTCCGGCGATGAGCGGCGCACAGCTGCAGCACGCCAGTGCCGAGGCGCTGGCGGTGCTGCTGCGTCTGTTGGCACTGCTGACCGCCGCATGCGCGGTGCTGTTGCACCTGCTGCTGCGGCGGCCGGCAATGGCAATGCTCAGAACCGATAGCTGA
- a CDS encoding LysR substrate-binding domain-containing protein, with amino-acid sequence MIDLRLLRQFVAVAEELHFHRAAARLHMSQPPLTAAIRRLEDELGSELIVRGNRTLGLTVAGQTLLVEARATLQQAEQALQRTREAAAGQSGSLRVGYVGSALYGRLPGLIRRFRQIYPHVQLHLQEATSRQQQLWLREQRIDVGVLIPPIPAAELVLHDFDHDRLAIALPRAHALTDAPDVSVAMLADEPFVSWPAGEGIGFHAQVLGLCTAAGFTPRVVQEAQGMHAVLSLVAVDAGVAIVPASMASFRPQEIAYRVLEGEAARFALQFCVRPEQALPVVRNFLMAATDPADWLCVAVAEQMRNGIVDEHPQACTGMAPTGP; translated from the coding sequence ATGATCGACCTGCGCCTGCTTCGCCAGTTCGTGGCCGTGGCCGAAGAGCTGCATTTCCACCGTGCCGCAGCCCGCCTGCACATGTCGCAGCCGCCGTTGACGGCGGCAATACGACGGCTGGAAGACGAACTCGGAAGTGAACTCATCGTGCGCGGCAACCGTACCCTGGGCCTGACCGTGGCCGGGCAGACGCTGCTGGTGGAGGCGCGGGCAACGCTGCAGCAGGCCGAGCAGGCGTTGCAGCGCACGCGCGAAGCCGCCGCCGGGCAGTCCGGCAGCCTGCGCGTGGGCTATGTGGGCAGTGCGCTGTATGGTCGCCTGCCGGGCTTGATCCGCCGCTTCCGCCAGATCTACCCGCACGTTCAGCTGCACCTGCAGGAAGCCACGTCGCGCCAGCAGCAGCTGTGGCTGCGTGAGCAGCGCATCGACGTCGGCGTGCTGATTCCGCCGATTCCCGCCGCCGAGCTGGTGCTGCACGATTTCGACCATGACCGCCTGGCGATTGCGCTGCCGCGTGCACATGCGCTGACCGACGCGCCGGACGTCAGTGTGGCGATGCTGGCCGACGAACCGTTCGTTTCATGGCCGGCGGGCGAGGGCATCGGCTTCCACGCACAGGTGCTGGGCCTGTGCACCGCGGCGGGCTTCACCCCGCGCGTGGTGCAGGAAGCGCAGGGCATGCACGCGGTGTTGTCGCTGGTGGCGGTGGACGCCGGCGTGGCGATCGTCCCGGCCAGCATGGCCAGCTTCCGCCCGCAGGAAATCGCCTATCGCGTGCTGGAGGGCGAAGCCGCCCGCTTCGCCCTGCAGTTCTGCGTGCGCCCGGAACAGGCGTTGCCGGTGGTGCGTAATTTCCTGATGGCTGCAACCGATCCTGCGGATTGGCTATGCGTGGCCGTTGCGGAACAGATGCGCAACGGCATAGTCGATGAACACCCGCAGGCGTGCACTGGGATGGCGCCCACCGGGCCATAG
- a CDS encoding SDR family NAD(P)-dependent oxidoreductase, which translates to MKPMSRISFEGQVGLVTGAAGGLGLAYSRLLAERGAQVVMHDVGAGTDGRGADPQRILRSVEALQAQGLTVQAASGPIDHRAGCHALVQELLQAHGRIDFLIHNAGWVEYQTLEAIEDEALEQMLCLAAKTPLWLAQAAWPAMRAAGGGRIVITTSDRALYPQYAQRGLSAYAMGKLAALGLVNVLALEGAEHGIVVNAVSPVAKTRMWGIDGEPDELHPYAVAQGVAYLASTRCRDGGWVLRASNGQFHALRLQEAEHVAYPRDLRAVSADSIESVALQWPAIARASVDARG; encoded by the coding sequence ATGAAGCCGATGTCGCGTATTTCCTTTGAGGGCCAGGTCGGCCTGGTGACCGGTGCCGCGGGTGGGTTGGGCCTGGCCTACAGCCGCCTGCTGGCCGAGCGCGGTGCGCAGGTGGTGATGCATGACGTCGGTGCCGGTACCGATGGCCGCGGCGCCGATCCGCAGCGCATCCTGCGCAGCGTCGAAGCACTGCAGGCGCAGGGTCTGACGGTACAGGCCGCAAGCGGTCCCATCGACCATCGCGCCGGTTGCCATGCGCTGGTGCAGGAACTGCTGCAGGCGCACGGCCGCATCGACTTCCTGATCCACAACGCGGGCTGGGTCGAGTACCAGACGCTGGAAGCGATCGAGGACGAGGCGTTGGAGCAGATGCTGTGCCTGGCGGCGAAGACGCCGCTGTGGCTGGCACAGGCGGCGTGGCCTGCGATGCGCGCGGCGGGCGGTGGCCGCATCGTCATCACCACCTCCGATCGCGCGCTGTATCCCCAGTACGCACAGCGCGGACTGTCCGCCTATGCGATGGGCAAGCTGGCCGCGCTTGGCCTGGTCAATGTGTTGGCGCTGGAAGGTGCCGAGCATGGCATCGTGGTCAATGCGGTTTCGCCGGTGGCGAAGACGCGCATGTGGGGTATCGACGGCGAGCCCGACGAACTGCATCCGTACGCAGTCGCGCAGGGCGTGGCCTATCTGGCATCCACGCGTTGCCGCGACGGCGGATGGGTGCTGCGCGCCAGCAACGGGCAGTTCCATGCACTGCGACTGCAGGAGGCCGAACATGTGGCGTATCCGCGCGATCTGCGTGCGGTCAGTGCCGACAGCATCGAATCAGTCGCGCTGCAATGGCCAGCCATTGCCCGCGCCAGCGTGGACGCGCGCGGCTGA
- a CDS encoding class I SAM-dependent methyltransferase gives MSSFSDPQAVARYAEGPLRQVPGFVALQQMSRLLLAERVPAQGRVLVLGAGGGLELKAFAEAQPGWQLLGVDPAAPMLALAEQTLGPLMPRVQLLEGYIDDAPDLRFDGASCLLTLHFLDATQRLHTLRELHRRLQPGAPLVVAHHSVPQDPAGKLRWLQRYAAFAEASGVAHADAQRAIDAIAERLPLLAPEQEVALLQEAGFDGVELFYAGFSFKGWVAYAG, from the coding sequence ATGTCCTCGTTCTCCGATCCGCAGGCGGTGGCCCGCTATGCCGAAGGTCCACTGCGCCAGGTGCCGGGCTTTGTCGCCCTGCAGCAGATGAGCCGCCTGCTGCTGGCCGAACGTGTTCCCGCACAGGGCCGCGTGTTGGTACTCGGTGCCGGCGGCGGGCTGGAGCTGAAGGCCTTCGCCGAGGCGCAGCCGGGCTGGCAGCTGCTGGGCGTGGACCCGGCCGCGCCTATGCTGGCCCTGGCCGAGCAGACACTGGGGCCGCTGATGCCGCGCGTGCAGCTGCTGGAGGGCTACATCGACGATGCGCCCGATCTGCGCTTCGATGGGGCCAGCTGCCTGCTGACCCTGCACTTCCTCGATGCCACGCAGCGCCTGCACACGCTGCGCGAGCTGCACAGGCGCCTGCAACCCGGCGCGCCGCTGGTGGTGGCCCACCACAGCGTGCCGCAGGATCCGGCCGGCAAGCTGCGTTGGTTGCAGCGCTACGCAGCGTTCGCCGAAGCCTCGGGCGTTGCCCACGCCGATGCACAGCGCGCGATCGACGCCATTGCCGAGCGGCTGCCGCTGCTGGCCCCCGAACAGGAAGTGGCGCTGCTGCAGGAGGCCGGCTTCGACGGCGTGGAGCTGTTCTATGCAGGCTTCAGCTTCAAGGGCTGGGTGGCGTACGCCGGGTGA
- a CDS encoding glutathione S-transferase family protein — protein sequence MTPILFYGVPSGCSFGSIVALEWLRQPYHLCRIDMPGQVQGEDYRRLNPLGETPTLRTAQGELLSESLAILNHLAAKGIAQGLGFAQGTSGFDRLNHRLAYLNTSFFGAYAPLWHALEHAGGDDGEALRAYGTTKVRHAHQALEQMIGTGPWLLGEQRSFADAYFAGIARWNDYHQVVDRREFPRVQQLFERLQDDAGVQFAHAIEAQQPAASSGGFLGEVRLQDVLEAAAA from the coding sequence ATGACCCCGATCCTCTTCTACGGCGTGCCCTCGGGCTGCTCGTTCGGCTCCATCGTCGCCCTGGAATGGCTGCGCCAGCCCTATCACCTGTGCCGCATCGACATGCCCGGCCAGGTGCAGGGCGAAGACTACCGCCGCCTCAATCCGCTGGGCGAAACCCCGACCCTGCGAACCGCGCAGGGCGAGCTGCTCAGCGAGAGCCTGGCCATCCTCAACCACCTGGCCGCGAAGGGCATCGCGCAGGGGCTGGGCTTCGCACAGGGCACGTCCGGCTTCGATCGCCTCAACCACCGGCTGGCCTATCTCAACACCAGCTTCTTCGGTGCCTACGCCCCGCTCTGGCATGCGCTGGAACACGCCGGGGGTGATGACGGCGAGGCGCTGCGTGCCTATGGCACCACCAAGGTGCGCCACGCACACCAGGCGCTGGAGCAGATGATCGGCACAGGCCCGTGGCTGCTGGGCGAACAGCGCAGCTTCGCCGATGCGTACTTCGCCGGCATCGCGCGCTGGAACGACTATCACCAGGTGGTCGATCGTCGCGAGTTTCCCAGGGTGCAGCAGCTGTTCGAGCGCCTGCAGGACGACGCCGGCGTGCAGTTCGCCCACGCCATCGAAGCGCAGCAGCCGGCAGCCAGCAGCGGCGGCTTCCTCGGCGAGGTGCGGCTGCAAGACGTGCTTGAGGCAGCAGCGGCCTGA
- a CDS encoding LysR substrate-binding domain-containing protein, with amino-acid sequence MLNLNDLALFVTAVEQGGFAAGGRHLGLPRSTLSKRVALLEEQLQVRLLQRSSRRFALTEVGQEFFERARAALSEVEAAETIVRGRQAEPSGTVRISASIPVVQGELAACLPALARRYPRLRIEVEVSDRFIDLVQEGIDIALRSHFGPLPDSGLVQRMLGSERIVLVASPGYLAAAPAVDTPEQLRAHAGLLTARHATRWTLHSADARTVQVEPQVALVGNESHLLVAAAEAGLGITVLPHSLCAASIAAGRLQQVLPAWHAGEVTTSVLLPHRRGQLPGVRVVVDALVAHYQLNAARAPVPARSSGPGTAKR; translated from the coding sequence ATGCTCAACCTCAACGATCTGGCCCTGTTCGTGACCGCGGTGGAGCAGGGCGGCTTCGCTGCAGGCGGGCGCCATCTGGGCCTGCCGCGCTCGACCCTGAGCAAGCGCGTGGCGCTGCTGGAAGAACAGCTCCAGGTGCGGCTGCTGCAACGCAGTTCGCGTCGCTTCGCGCTCACCGAGGTCGGCCAGGAGTTCTTCGAACGCGCACGTGCGGCGCTGTCGGAAGTGGAAGCGGCAGAAACCATCGTCCGTGGCCGTCAGGCCGAGCCCAGCGGCACCGTGCGCATCAGCGCTTCGATTCCGGTGGTGCAGGGTGAGCTCGCCGCGTGCCTGCCCGCGTTGGCCCGCCGCTATCCACGGCTGCGCATCGAAGTTGAAGTGAGTGATCGTTTCATCGACCTGGTGCAGGAAGGCATCGACATCGCCCTGCGCAGCCACTTCGGTCCGCTACCCGATTCCGGGTTGGTGCAACGCATGCTCGGTAGCGAGCGTATCGTGCTGGTGGCGTCCCCTGGCTATCTGGCAGCCGCGCCGGCAGTGGATACGCCCGAGCAGCTGCGCGCGCATGCCGGCCTGCTGACCGCGCGCCATGCAACGCGCTGGACGCTGCACAGCGCCGACGCCCGCACTGTGCAGGTGGAGCCGCAGGTGGCGCTGGTCGGCAATGAATCGCATCTGCTGGTCGCGGCGGCCGAAGCGGGTCTTGGCATCACCGTGCTGCCACACAGCCTGTGTGCGGCGTCAATCGCTGCCGGCCGCCTGCAGCAGGTCCTGCCAGCGTGGCATGCCGGCGAAGTCACCACCAGCGTGCTGCTGCCGCATCGTCGCGGCCAGTTGCCGGGCGTGCGCGTGGTGGTGGATGCGCTGGTCGCGCATTACCAGCTCAACGCAGCGCGCGCGCCAGTACCTGCCAGATCCTCGGGTCCTGGCACTGCGAAACGTTGA
- the smqnr gene encoding SmQnr family pentapeptide repeat protein — MSPTVHRKLRIGADQYTGQKVVDQQFHECDFSGADLTGTEFINCSFYDADSRTGCRFNGATLKEASFRSCDISMCHFSFIKALGLEISECRAQGADFSNASFMNQITTRSWFCSAFIKKSNLRYANFSRVTLEKCELWENRWDGANVSGASFAGSDLSGGQFEGIDWNSANFTDCDLTNSELGELDLRSTNLRGATLDVQQVALLMQRIGITVVP, encoded by the coding sequence ATGTCCCCCACCGTTCACCGCAAGCTGCGCATCGGCGCGGACCAGTACACCGGCCAGAAAGTGGTCGACCAGCAGTTCCACGAGTGCGATTTCTCCGGCGCGGACCTGACCGGCACCGAGTTCATCAACTGCAGTTTCTACGATGCCGACAGCCGCACCGGCTGCCGCTTCAACGGCGCCACGCTGAAGGAAGCCAGTTTCCGCAGCTGCGACATCAGCATGTGCCACTTCAGTTTCATCAAGGCGCTGGGCCTGGAGATCAGCGAGTGCCGTGCGCAGGGCGCGGATTTCAGCAACGCCAGCTTCATGAACCAGATCACCACGCGCAGCTGGTTCTGCAGTGCGTTCATCAAGAAGTCGAACCTGCGCTATGCCAATTTCTCGCGGGTAACGCTGGAGAAATGCGAACTGTGGGAAAACCGCTGGGACGGTGCGAACGTGAGCGGCGCCAGCTTCGCCGGCTCGGACCTGTCCGGCGGCCAGTTCGAGGGCATCGACTGGAACAGCGCCAACTTCACCGACTGCGACCTGACCAACTCGGAGCTGGGTGAGCTGGACCTGCGCAGCACCAACCTGCGCGGCGCCACGCTGGACGTGCAGCAGGTGGCGCTGTTGATGCAGCGCATCGGCATCACGGTGGTGCCGTAG
- a CDS encoding DMT family transporter, protein MERSASGWINGFIGVVIFAGSLPATRLAVLQLDAGFVTAARATIAAVLGLGLLLLLRQPWPRRSDLPGLVVVSLGVVVGFPLLTALALRHASSAHTIVFLGLLPLSTAVFGVLRGGERPRPAFWLFSLLGSACVVGYAARNGIEASLQADLLMLAAIVVCGLGYAEGGRLARHLGGWQVISWALLLALPVMLPLTVLMRPASFTAVGASAWWALGYVAVFSMLIGFLFWYRGLAQGGIAAVGQLQLLQPFFGLALAALLLHESVSLSMVLVTVVAVICVAGARRFSR, encoded by the coding sequence GTGGAACGGTCGGCGAGTGGTTGGATCAATGGCTTCATCGGTGTGGTGATCTTCGCTGGCTCCTTGCCGGCCACCCGCCTGGCGGTGCTGCAGCTGGATGCCGGATTCGTCACTGCTGCACGCGCCACCATTGCCGCCGTGCTCGGCCTTGGCCTGCTCCTGCTGCTGCGTCAGCCGTGGCCGCGGCGCAGTGACCTGCCGGGGCTGGTAGTGGTCAGCCTCGGGGTGGTGGTCGGCTTTCCGTTGTTGACCGCACTCGCGCTGCGCCACGCATCGTCGGCGCACACCATCGTGTTCCTCGGCCTGTTGCCGCTGAGCACTGCGGTGTTCGGCGTGCTGCGCGGCGGCGAGCGGCCGCGTCCTGCCTTCTGGCTGTTCTCATTGCTGGGTAGTGCCTGCGTGGTCGGCTATGCCGCGCGCAACGGCATTGAAGCCTCGTTGCAGGCCGATCTGTTGATGCTGGCGGCGATCGTGGTGTGCGGGTTGGGCTATGCCGAAGGTGGCCGGCTCGCCCGTCATCTGGGCGGTTGGCAGGTGATCAGCTGGGCGCTGCTGCTGGCCTTGCCGGTGATGCTGCCGCTGACGGTGCTGATGCGCCCGGCCTCGTTCACCGCGGTCGGTGCCTCGGCGTGGTGGGCGCTGGGCTACGTGGCGGTGTTCAGCATGCTGATCGGCTTCCTGTTCTGGTACCGCGGGCTGGCGCAGGGCGGCATCGCCGCCGTCGGCCAGCTGCAGCTGCTGCAGCCCTTCTTCGGCCTGGCCCTGGCCGCGCTGCTGCTGCACGAATCGGTCAGCCTCAGCATGGTGCTGGTGACCGTGGTCGCGGTGATCTGCGTCGCCGGCGCGCGCCGCTTCAGCCGCTGA
- a CDS encoding LysR substrate-binding domain-containing protein, with protein MDSISALLAFVRTAEAGSIVGAARVLGLSASAVGKRIARLEQELGTRLFHRTTRRVHLTDEGELLLQRCRRALDELSEAQADLAQRQHAPSGLLRIGLPTIGYRFLLPVLPGFQQRYPQVQLELDFNDRIVDVVSEGLDAVIRSGELADSSLTARRLGGFRFMLCAAPGYLQAHGTPGDVSELRMHTALRFRYPTTGKLHPWQLPGIEGDAGARLPTAMTCNNMEAVLAAAIGCMGLAWMPDFLAADALADGRLHRVLPALPTHQGQFSLLWPGGRHPSARLRVFIDYAVAHLFRNGHA; from the coding sequence ATGGACTCCATCTCCGCCCTGCTTGCCTTCGTCCGTACCGCCGAGGCCGGCAGCATCGTCGGCGCCGCCCGTGTGCTCGGCCTGTCCGCCTCGGCGGTCGGCAAGCGTATCGCCCGCCTTGAACAGGAACTCGGCACCCGCCTGTTCCATCGCACTACCCGCCGCGTGCACCTCACCGACGAAGGTGAACTGCTGCTGCAACGCTGCCGCCGCGCACTGGATGAGCTTTCCGAAGCACAGGCTGATCTGGCGCAGCGACAGCATGCCCCCAGCGGGCTGCTGCGCATCGGCCTGCCCACCATCGGCTACCGCTTCCTGCTGCCGGTGCTGCCCGGCTTCCAGCAACGCTATCCGCAGGTGCAGCTGGAACTGGACTTCAACGACCGCATCGTTGATGTGGTCAGCGAAGGCCTGGACGCAGTGATACGCAGCGGCGAACTGGCCGATTCCAGCCTGACCGCACGGCGCCTGGGTGGCTTTCGTTTCATGCTCTGTGCGGCGCCGGGCTATCTGCAGGCGCATGGCACGCCCGGTGATGTGAGCGAGCTGCGCATGCATACCGCGCTGCGTTTCCGTTACCCCACCACCGGAAAGCTGCATCCGTGGCAGCTGCCGGGCATCGAAGGCGACGCCGGGGCACGCCTTCCCACGGCGATGACCTGCAACAACATGGAGGCCGTGCTGGCCGCTGCGATCGGTTGCATGGGCCTGGCTTGGATGCCTGACTTCCTCGCAGCCGACGCGCTGGCCGACGGCCGCCTGCATCGGGTACTGCCAGCACTGCCCACGCACCAGGGGCAGTTCTCGTTGCTATGGCCCGGTGGGCGCCATCCCAGTGCACGCCTGCGGGTGTTCATCGACTATGCCGTTGCGCATCTGTTCCGCAACGGCCACGCATAG
- a CDS encoding PLP-dependent aminotransferase family protein, with product MPRPLTRIESVIQTVRTRISARLDGPGSRLPSVRAQAAAMGVSVSTVVEAYERLAAEGLIGARAGSGFYVSGPATPLALAEMEPWLDRAVDPLWVSRQSLETPAGHLKPGCGWMPSDWLYHDGVRRGLRRLARADAMQLVDYAGPLGLPALRQLLQRRSAALGIDAPMEQILLTESGTHAVDLLCRFLLKPGDCVLVDDPSYFNYHALLKAHQVQAIGVPYTHSGPDLEAFAQALQAHSPRLYITNSGLHNPTGAVLSASTAHRLLGLAERSELIIVEDDIFADFELQPAPRLAALDGLSRVIHVGSFSKTLSAASRCGYIAARHDWIEALTDLKLATSFGGGHLAAQLMHIALTDSGYRRHMQSIRSRLADARRHTLRKLQTLGITPWLQPEAGLFLWCQLPDGRDAAALARQCLREGIVLAPGNAFSQSQRATDYVRFNVSQCQDPRIWQVLARALR from the coding sequence ATGCCGCGTCCGCTTACCCGCATCGAATCGGTCATCCAGACCGTCCGCACCCGCATCAGTGCGCGGCTGGATGGCCCCGGCTCACGCCTGCCCTCGGTACGTGCACAGGCGGCGGCGATGGGGGTTTCGGTCTCGACCGTGGTCGAGGCCTACGAGCGCCTGGCGGCCGAAGGCCTGATCGGTGCGCGCGCAGGCTCGGGCTTCTACGTCAGTGGCCCGGCCACACCGCTGGCGCTGGCCGAGATGGAGCCGTGGCTGGACCGCGCGGTGGATCCGCTGTGGGTATCACGGCAATCGCTGGAGACGCCGGCGGGCCACCTCAAGCCAGGTTGCGGCTGGATGCCCAGTGACTGGCTGTATCACGATGGCGTGCGCCGCGGTCTGCGCCGGCTGGCGCGTGCCGATGCAATGCAGCTGGTCGACTACGCCGGCCCGCTCGGGTTGCCCGCATTGCGCCAGCTGCTGCAACGGCGCAGCGCGGCGCTGGGCATTGATGCACCGATGGAGCAGATCCTGCTGACCGAATCCGGTACGCACGCGGTCGACCTGCTCTGCCGTTTCCTGCTCAAACCCGGCGACTGCGTGCTGGTGGATGATCCGAGCTACTTCAACTACCACGCGCTGCTGAAGGCGCATCAGGTGCAGGCCATCGGCGTGCCGTACACGCACAGCGGCCCGGACCTGGAGGCGTTTGCACAGGCACTGCAAGCGCATTCGCCGCGGCTGTACATCACCAACTCCGGCCTGCACAACCCGACCGGCGCGGTGCTATCCGCGAGCACCGCACACCGCCTGCTGGGCCTGGCCGAACGCAGCGAACTGATCATCGTCGAGGATGACATCTTCGCCGACTTTGAACTGCAGCCGGCACCGCGGCTGGCCGCGCTCGATGGACTGTCACGGGTGATCCACGTCGGCAGTTTCTCCAAGACGCTGTCGGCAGCGTCGCGCTGCGGCTACATCGCCGCGCGCCACGACTGGATCGAGGCGTTGACCGACCTGAAGCTGGCGACCAGCTTCGGCGGTGGCCATCTGGCCGCACAGTTGATGCATATCGCGCTGACCGACAGCGGTTACCGCCGCCACATGCAGTCGATACGTTCGCGCCTGGCCGATGCGCGCCGGCACACGCTGCGGAAACTGCAGACGCTGGGCATCACGCCTTGGCTGCAGCCGGAAGCCGGTCTGTTCCTGTGGTGCCAGCTGCCCGATGGTCGCGACGCCGCCGCACTGGCGCGGCAATGCCTCCGCGAAGGCATCGTGCTGGCACCGGGCAACGCATTCAGTCAGTCGCAGCGCGCGACCGACTATGTGCGTTTCAACGTTTCGCAGTGCCAGGACCCGAGGATCTGGCAGGTACTGGCGCGCGCGCTGCGTTGA